A single region of the Biomaibacter acetigenes genome encodes:
- the arcC gene encoding carbamate kinase: MPGTIVVALGGNAILQPGQKGTFEEQMENVKITASQLARLILKGNRLVITHGNGPQVGRILQQQSMGEYGGIPPMPLFVCGAMSQGMIGYMVQQALYNEFRKLGIDRTVVTLVSQVIVDTKDPAFSNPTKPIGAFYSQQEAMKAQKDRGEVWKEDSGRGWRRVVPSPPPGGLLEISAVKALINHGAVVIASGGGGIPVAVRDTGEVTGIDAVIDKDLAAEKLAEEVDADVLLILTDVSHVAINYKTHLQQNLTAVTAEELSDYYEQGHFKAGSMGPKVKAALKFVENGGRMAVITSLGNALLGAEGRAGTVVTRKAVVENIAGI, encoded by the coding sequence TGCCCGGGACTATTGTGGTAGCCTTGGGTGGAAATGCCATACTGCAGCCTGGCCAGAAGGGCACCTTTGAAGAGCAGATGGAAAATGTGAAAATCACGGCATCCCAACTGGCGCGGCTTATACTGAAGGGAAACAGGCTTGTCATAACCCACGGCAACGGTCCCCAGGTTGGGAGAATACTCCAGCAGCAGAGCATGGGGGAATACGGCGGGATTCCCCCTATGCCGCTCTTTGTATGCGGTGCCATGTCCCAGGGTATGATAGGATACATGGTGCAGCAGGCACTTTACAATGAATTCAGGAAGCTGGGTATCGACAGGACCGTTGTTACCCTGGTATCTCAAGTCATAGTGGATACAAAGGACCCCGCCTTTTCAAATCCCACGAAGCCCATAGGAGCTTTTTATTCGCAACAGGAGGCCATGAAAGCTCAAAAAGACAGAGGCGAAGTCTGGAAGGAAGACAGCGGTCGCGGATGGCGGCGCGTGGTGCCGTCTCCCCCGCCCGGGGGCCTTCTTGAAATTTCGGCGGTAAAAGCCCTGATAAATCACGGGGCTGTTGTCATCGCATCCGGGGGTGGTGGCATTCCGGTGGCGGTAAGAGATACGGGGGAAGTTACCGGTATAGACGCGGTTATAGACAAGGACCTGGCCGCGGAAAAACTGGCGGAGGAAGTAGACGCGGATGTGCTGCTCATCCTAACCGATGTGTCCCATGTGGCGATAAATTATAAGACACATCTACAGCAAAATCTGACCGCGGTTACCGCTGAGGAGCTTTCAGACTATTATGAACAGGGTCATTTCAAGGCAGGCAGCATGGGTCCTAAAGTAAAGGCCGCTCTAAAGTTTGTGGAAAATGGCGGGAGAATGGCTGTCATCACTTCCCTGGGCAATGCCCTGCTCGGAGCCGAAGGCAGGGCGGGAACTGTAGTTACCAGAAAGGCGGTGGTGGAAAACATTGCAGGAATTTAA